The Mucilaginibacter yixingensis genome window below encodes:
- a CDS encoding pyruvate dehydrogenase complex E1 component subunit beta has translation MREIQFREALREAMTEEMRKDENIYLMGEEVAEYNGAYKVSQGMLDEFGAKRVIDTPISELGFAGIGIGSAMNGLKPIIEFMTFNFSLVAIDQIINGAAKMMSMSGGQFSVPIVFRGPTGNAGMLSSQHSQCFENWFANCPGLKVVVPSNPYEAKGLLKSSIIDPDPVIFMESELMYGDKGLVPEETYYLELGKAHIVKEGTDVTLVGFGKIMKVVYAAAEELAKEGISAEVIDLRTVRPIDYDTVIASVKKTNRLVLVEESWPLGSIATEIAFKVQKDAFDYLDAPVLRIMGGDVPLPYAPTLIQEYLPNPERVIKAVKEVLYVTK, from the coding sequence ATGAGAGAAATTCAGTTCAGGGAAGCGCTTCGTGAAGCGATGACCGAAGAAATGCGCAAGGACGAAAATATTTACCTGATGGGCGAAGAGGTTGCCGAGTATAATGGTGCCTATAAAGTTAGCCAGGGTATGCTTGATGAGTTTGGCGCTAAGCGCGTTATCGACACTCCTATCTCTGAGTTAGGTTTTGCCGGTATCGGTATTGGTTCGGCCATGAATGGTCTGAAACCGATCATCGAGTTCATGACCTTCAACTTCTCGTTGGTTGCTATTGACCAGATCATTAACGGTGCCGCTAAAATGATGAGCATGAGCGGTGGCCAGTTCTCTGTGCCAATCGTTTTTCGTGGTCCAACCGGTAACGCAGGTATGCTGAGCTCTCAGCACAGCCAGTGTTTTGAAAACTGGTTTGCAAACTGTCCAGGTTTGAAAGTGGTTGTTCCATCAAACCCGTATGAGGCAAAAGGTCTGTTGAAATCATCTATCATCGATCCGGATCCGGTAATTTTCATGGAGTCTGAGCTGATGTACGGCGATAAAGGCCTGGTGCCAGAAGAAACTTATTACCTTGAACTGGGCAAAGCTCACATCGTAAAAGAAGGTACTGATGTTACGCTGGTAGGTTTTGGTAAAATTATGAAAGTGGTTTATGCTGCTGCCGAAGAACTGGCTAAAGAAGGCATTAGCGCTGAAGTAATTGACCTGCGTACTGTACGTCCTATTGACTATGATACCGTAATTGCATCAGTTAAGAAAACTAACCGTCTGGTATTAGTTGAAGAAAGCTGGCCGCTGGGTTCAATCGCTACTGAGATTGCCTTTAAAGTACAAAAAGACGCATTTGACTACCTTGACGCTCCGGTACTGCGTATTATGGGTGGCGACGTGCCACTGCCATACGCTCCTACCCTGATCCAGGAGTACCTGCCAAACCCAGAGCGCGTTATTAAAGCAGTAAAAGAAGTGTTGTACGTTACCAAGTAA
- a CDS encoding DUF4199 domain-containing protein encodes MKNALITGIAIGILSGLWLFAMHWLGYSTTNPHEIAPYEYYSVLIPIVCLFIGVRSYREKEMDGTINFLEALVQCFKSLLLGGVIAVFASIIYINWIYQGTNLADFSGRLFGAMLVGVIEALAVALMLMNKSKAI; translated from the coding sequence ATGAAAAATGCATTAATTACCGGTATCGCCATTGGCATACTGAGCGGCTTGTGGCTGTTCGCTATGCATTGGTTGGGCTACAGTACCACAAACCCGCACGAGATAGCCCCTTATGAGTATTATTCTGTATTAATTCCTATTGTATGTCTGTTCATTGGTGTGCGCAGCTATCGTGAAAAAGAAATGGATGGCACCATCAACTTTCTGGAAGCATTAGTACAGTGTTTTAAATCGTTGCTGCTGGGCGGTGTGATAGCCGTTTTTGCCAGCATCATTTATATTAATTGGATTTACCAGGGCACAAATCTGGCCGATTTTTCTGGCCGCTTGTTTGGCGCCATGCTGGTAGGTGTGATAGAGGCACTGGCCGTAGCTTTAATGTTGATGAATAAATCAAAAGCTATATAG
- a CDS encoding cobalamin B12-binding domain-containing protein, whose protein sequence is MPDKPFNRPIRVLVAKVGLDGHDRGARIIATTLRDAGMEVIYTGLRQTPEMVVNTALQEDVDAIGISILSGAHMTVFPRILALIKEKGMDDVLITGGGIIPPADMAQLQQMGVGQLFPPGTHTADIVKYITDWVHQNRNF, encoded by the coding sequence ATGCCAGATAAACCATTTAACAGACCCATAAGAGTTTTAGTTGCCAAAGTTGGGCTGGATGGGCACGACCGGGGAGCGCGTATTATTGCCACCACGCTGCGCGATGCAGGTATGGAGGTAATCTATACCGGCCTGCGCCAAACGCCCGAGATGGTGGTAAATACGGCCTTACAAGAGGATGTAGACGCTATTGGTATCTCTATCCTGTCTGGCGCCCATATGACGGTATTCCCCCGCATTTTAGCGCTGATCAAAGAAAAAGGGATGGATGATGTGCTGATAACGGGCGGCGGTATTATTCCCCCGGCAGACATGGCCCAACTACAGCAAATGGGCGTAGGCCAGTTGTTCCCTCCCGGTACCCACACCGCCGATATTGTAAAATACATTACCGATTGGGTGCATCAGAACCGCAACTTTTAA
- a CDS encoding enoyl-CoA hydratase/isomerase family protein, translating into MSFQNLLIENKGRIRYIIINRESKLNALNGGTLAELHLALTAAFADAGVGGVVITGAGKKAFVAGADISGFTALDVQGGTELSRQGHTSVFDLIAHASKPVIAAVNGFALGGGLELAMACHIRIASENAKMGLPEVTLGLIPGYGGTQRLPQLVGRGKALEMIMTADMLTAAEALQCGLVTHVTDIDSLLPNAEELMEKILSRSPKAIAAAIEAVNAAGTAGGYEKEIELFGQCFGTGDMKEGVAAFLEKRNAEFKGE; encoded by the coding sequence ATGAGCTTCCAGAACCTGTTGATTGAAAACAAAGGGCGCATCCGGTACATCATCATCAATCGCGAGAGCAAACTAAATGCACTGAATGGCGGTACCCTGGCCGAGTTGCATTTAGCCTTAACGGCAGCTTTTGCCGATGCCGGCGTTGGTGGAGTGGTCATCACAGGAGCGGGTAAGAAGGCATTTGTTGCAGGTGCCGATATCTCCGGTTTCACGGCCTTGGATGTACAGGGCGGCACCGAGCTGTCCCGCCAGGGGCACACCTCTGTTTTTGATCTGATTGCCCACGCCTCCAAGCCTGTTATTGCAGCAGTAAACGGTTTTGCCCTGGGCGGCGGACTGGAGCTGGCGATGGCCTGCCATATCCGCATTGCGTCTGAAAATGCTAAAATGGGCCTGCCTGAAGTAACGCTGGGACTGATTCCCGGTTATGGTGGTACGCAACGCCTGCCCCAGCTGGTGGGCCGAGGGAAGGCCCTGGAAATGATTATGACTGCCGATATGCTTACCGCCGCCGAAGCCCTGCAATGCGGCCTGGTAACGCACGTAACCGATATTGACAGCTTGCTTCCAAATGCAGAAGAACTGATGGAAAAAATCCTGAGCCGATCGCCAAAAGCTATTGCGGCCGCTATTGAAGCCGTTAATGCTGCGGGAACTGCAGGCGGTTATGAAAAAGAAATTGAGCTGTTTGGCCAGTGCTTCGGCACCGGTGATATGAAAGAAGGCGTGGCCGCTTTTCTGGAAAAACGTAATGCTGAGTTTAAGGGCGAGTAA
- a CDS encoding transporter — MKTLKISALVLALAGLTFGAKAQTKSEDPAAATRLSIGVEGALPTGNLSNAYNWSLGGSAQVEFPLASKLALTVNAGYNNIFGKTVTVGNVSADIQDIHLLPVKAGLKYYPVGNLYVQAEGGASFLLNKDKTAYNKSAAFVYAPQVGYLFPVSAKSYIDAGVRYEGSTKFANADGSTIQFVGLRVAYAFNL; from the coding sequence ATGAAAACTTTAAAAATTTCAGCCTTAGTACTGGCACTGGCCGGTTTAACCTTTGGCGCAAAAGCACAAACTAAATCAGAAGATCCTGCTGCAGCAACCCGTTTAAGCATCGGCGTAGAGGGTGCCCTGCCAACCGGCAACCTGAGCAACGCTTACAACTGGAGCCTGGGCGGTTCTGCACAAGTAGAATTCCCGTTAGCAAGCAAATTGGCTTTAACCGTTAACGCTGGTTATAACAACATCTTTGGCAAAACCGTTACCGTAGGCAATGTTTCTGCCGATATTCAGGACATTCACCTGCTGCCGGTAAAAGCTGGTTTAAAATACTACCCTGTAGGCAACCTGTATGTACAGGCCGAAGGTGGTGCTTCTTTCCTGCTGAATAAAGACAAAACTGCTTATAACAAATCAGCTGCCTTTGTTTACGCTCCGCAGGTAGGCTACCTGTTCCCGGTAAGCGCTAAAAGCTACATCGATGCTGGCGTACGTTATGAAGGTTCAACCAAATTTGCAAATGCTGATGGCTCTACCATCCAATTTGTAGGTTTGCGTGTTGCTTATGCCTTCAATCTGTAA
- a CDS encoding peroxiredoxin: MLTVGQKFPSFSKTAVVSLEKGKEFETITSDFLVNEDNVWTVMFWWPKDFTFVCPTEIAEFNKNFGEFRDRETRLIGASTDSEFVHAAWRKDHDDLRDLKFPMLADTSKSLAEELGILEPNEKVAYRATFIIDPQGIIRWVSVNDLSVGRNVKEVLRTLDGLQTDELCPCNWEKGQETLTV; the protein is encoded by the coding sequence ATGTTAACTGTAGGACAGAAATTTCCATCATTTTCTAAAACAGCTGTTGTTAGCCTTGAAAAAGGTAAAGAGTTTGAAACTATCACCTCTGATTTCCTGGTGAATGAAGATAACGTTTGGACTGTAATGTTCTGGTGGCCAAAAGATTTCACTTTTGTGTGCCCAACTGAAATTGCTGAGTTCAACAAAAACTTTGGTGAGTTCCGTGACCGTGAAACCCGCCTGATTGGTGCTTCTACCGATTCTGAGTTTGTACACGCTGCATGGAGAAAAGATCATGACGATCTGCGCGATCTGAAATTCCCGATGCTGGCTGATACTTCAAAATCACTGGCTGAAGAGCTGGGTATCCTGGAGCCAAACGAGAAAGTGGCTTACCGTGCAACCTTCATCATCGACCCACAAGGTATCATCCGTTGGGTTAGCGTTAACGACCTGAGCGTAGGCCGTAACGTAAAAGAAGTACTGCGTACCCTGGACGGTCTGCAAACTGACGAGCTTTGCCCTTGCAACTGGGAAAAAGGTCAGGAAACTTTAACCGTGTAA
- a CDS encoding carboxymuconolactone decarboxylase family protein translates to MNETTEIINEILQLVGLDATYRTESLTLLEKGESRYVRDFKLNFTSVLTSEHLSAKECGLTALSVAVNNNNLPLTQYFTRYAEEQGATAAEVAESVGCASLLAANNVFYRFRHFTQKEKYGQIPARIRMQLMMKPVTGKEFFELLSLAISAVNGCEMCVNAHEDSLIKLGTTEERIFDAVRIASLVTAAGKVIY, encoded by the coding sequence ATGAACGAAACTACCGAAATCATTAACGAAATACTGCAGTTGGTTGGTTTAGACGCCACCTATCGCACTGAAAGCCTTACTCTGCTGGAAAAAGGCGAATCGCGCTACGTACGCGACTTTAAGCTGAACTTTACCAGTGTACTGACATCAGAACATCTGAGCGCAAAAGAATGCGGCCTGACGGCTCTTAGCGTGGCTGTGAACAACAATAACCTGCCGCTCACTCAATATTTTACCCGCTACGCCGAAGAACAAGGTGCTACAGCCGCAGAAGTAGCTGAGTCTGTAGGCTGTGCCTCATTGCTGGCAGCTAACAACGTGTTCTACCGTTTCCGTCATTTTACGCAGAAAGAGAAATACGGCCAGATCCCGGCCCGTATCCGCATGCAACTGATGATGAAGCCTGTAACCGGCAAAGAGTTTTTTGAATTGCTGAGCCTCGCTATCTCAGCAGTAAACGGTTGTGAGATGTGTGTAAATGCTCATGAAGACTCACTGATCAAATTAGGCACAACAGAAGAGCGTATTTTTGACGCCGTACGCATTGCCTCGCTGGTAACAGCAGCCGGTAAGGTGATTTACTAA
- a CDS encoding DHA2 family efflux MFS transporter permease subunit: MAETGFKKWIITITVITASLLELIDTTIVNVALPHIQGNLGATLEDVAWVVTGYAVANVIILPMSGWLGGRFGRKNYFLASIVVFTIVSFLCGNAHTMGELVLFRVLQGFAGGGLISTAQAILLETWPREQIGTATALFGLGAVVGPTVGPTIGGWIVENFSWPWIFYVNIPVGALAAFFTITYVRETPKDTKKPVDWWGIILLAVAVGSLQTVLEKGESEDWFAKTYILVLTITAVLGFILFIWRELSTSHPVVNFSIMRHRSFAVGMFTSFVLGFGLYGSVFVFPIFCQNLLGFNAQQTGELLFPGGLCTIVMMPFIGKMLNKGIPAQFMATGGMFLFFVFTNMLSHSTLATGEKDVLVPLLVRGVGMALLFVPLTTLAMADLKGPELGQGSGLNNMMRQLGGSFGIAILTTVIHNRQGFHRSNLLSNINPYNTPFVDRLNAYTHAFLAKGKSLTDATAMAYRAIEGVITRQTLLLTYDDAYWLSGMVMLCSIPLLYLQPFKKLKAVADAH; encoded by the coding sequence ATGGCTGAAACCGGCTTTAAAAAGTGGATCATCACCATCACAGTAATCACCGCATCACTGCTGGAGCTGATTGATACCACCATTGTAAACGTAGCGTTGCCCCATATACAGGGCAATCTGGGCGCCACGCTTGAGGATGTGGCCTGGGTTGTAACCGGTTATGCAGTGGCCAACGTAATCATACTGCCCATGTCGGGCTGGCTGGGGGGCCGCTTCGGGCGAAAAAATTATTTCCTCGCATCTATTGTAGTTTTCACCATCGTATCCTTTTTGTGTGGTAACGCACATACCATGGGCGAGTTAGTACTGTTCCGCGTACTGCAGGGCTTTGCAGGCGGTGGCTTAATCTCTACCGCGCAGGCCATCCTGCTGGAAACCTGGCCTCGTGAACAGATCGGTACGGCTACAGCCTTATTCGGTCTGGGTGCGGTAGTTGGACCAACCGTGGGCCCAACCATTGGCGGCTGGATTGTAGAGAACTTCTCATGGCCGTGGATATTTTATGTAAACATCCCCGTAGGGGCGCTGGCTGCATTTTTTACCATAACCTATGTGCGGGAGACGCCCAAGGACACCAAGAAACCGGTTGACTGGTGGGGTATCATCCTGCTGGCTGTTGCGGTAGGCAGTTTGCAAACCGTATTAGAAAAAGGCGAAAGTGAAGATTGGTTTGCAAAAACCTACATCCTGGTGTTAACCATTACCGCGGTGCTGGGCTTCATCCTATTCATTTGGAGAGAGCTAAGCACCAGTCACCCGGTGGTAAACTTCAGCATTATGCGGCACCGAAGTTTTGCCGTGGGAATGTTCACCTCGTTTGTACTGGGCTTTGGTTTATACGGATCGGTGTTTGTGTTCCCTATCTTCTGTCAGAACCTGCTGGGCTTTAACGCACAGCAAACGGGCGAACTGCTATTTCCCGGTGGTTTGTGTACCATTGTAATGATGCCATTTATTGGTAAAATGCTCAACAAAGGCATCCCGGCGCAGTTTATGGCTACCGGCGGTATGTTCCTGTTCTTTGTGTTTACCAATATGCTGAGTCACTCTACCCTGGCTACCGGCGAGAAAGACGTGCTGGTACCATTGCTGGTACGTGGCGTGGGGATGGCACTATTGTTCGTTCCGTTAACCACATTGGCCATGGCCGATCTGAAAGGCCCCGAACTGGGTCAGGGTTCTGGTCTGAACAACATGATGCGTCAGTTGGGCGGTTCATTCGGTATCGCTATTTTAACAACAGTGATCCATAACCGTCAGGGCTTTCACCGCAGTAACCTGCTGAGCAACATTAACCCGTATAACACGCCGTTTGTCGACCGCCTGAACGCTTACACCCATGCGTTTCTGGCCAAAGGCAAATCGTTGACAGATGCCACCGCTATGGCCTACCGCGCTATAGAAGGTGTAATTACACGCCAGACCCTGCTACTTACCTATGATGACGCTTACTGGCTATCGGGCATGGTGATGCTGTGTTCAATCCCACTGTTATACCTCCAGCCGTTTAAAAAGCTGAAGGCAGTGGCCGACGCGCACTAA
- a CDS encoding HlyD family secretion protein: MATEQTTPQDAPKKPNKVIPIILGIVLLGGIIFGIKEYIYYGKHEDTDDAQIDGDISPVVARVGGYVDSINFEENQHVSAGQLLVKIDDRDYKVKLEQAQAAQKGASAGIGVNESQIFATAANSASARSQAESAKARLEKAQKDFARYANLVKDGSVTQQQFDQAKADRDVAQATYNASLDQYKAAQQQIGTTRNQLTVTNSGVTQRQVDVDYAKLQLSYTDVKAPSSGITSKKNVQLGQLVQAGQTLFSIVNDNSIYVTANFKETQLDKLRNGQKVNIEVDAYPDLKVEGTVYNFSPATGAKFSLLPPDNATGNFVKVVQRVPVKIKINADKETLAKLRPGMSVNVSVITKD, from the coding sequence ATGGCAACAGAACAAACTACTCCGCAGGACGCACCTAAAAAGCCCAACAAGGTGATCCCGATCATATTAGGCATTGTACTGCTTGGAGGTATCATATTCGGGATAAAAGAATATATCTATTACGGCAAACACGAGGATACTGATGACGCACAGATTGATGGCGATATCAGCCCGGTTGTAGCCCGTGTAGGCGGTTATGTTGATAGCATCAACTTTGAAGAAAACCAACATGTAAGCGCAGGCCAGCTGCTGGTTAAAATTGACGACCGCGATTACAAAGTAAAACTGGAGCAGGCACAAGCTGCACAGAAAGGCGCCAGCGCAGGCATTGGTGTTAATGAATCGCAAATTTTTGCTACCGCTGCTAACTCTGCCAGCGCGCGTTCACAGGCAGAATCAGCCAAAGCACGTTTGGAAAAAGCACAGAAAGACTTTGCACGTTACGCGAACCTGGTAAAAGACGGCTCTGTAACCCAGCAACAGTTTGATCAGGCTAAAGCCGATCGTGATGTGGCACAGGCTACTTACAACGCATCTTTAGATCAGTACAAAGCTGCTCAACAACAAATTGGCACTACCCGCAACCAGTTAACCGTAACCAACTCTGGCGTTACGCAACGTCAGGTTGATGTAGACTACGCCAAACTGCAACTGAGCTATACCGATGTTAAAGCGCCATCAAGCGGTATCACTTCTAAAAAGAACGTACAACTGGGCCAGCTGGTACAGGCGGGCCAAACCCTGTTCTCTATTGTTAACGATAACAGCATTTACGTTACCGCCAACTTTAAAGAAACCCAGCTGGATAAACTGCGCAACGGCCAGAAAGTTAATATTGAGGTTGATGCTTACCCAGACCTGAAGGTTGAGGGAACAGTTTACAATTTCTCGCCTGCTACAGGTGCTAAATTCTCTTTACTGCCACCAGACAATGCTACTGGTAACTTTGTGAAGGTAGTACAACGTGTACCAGTAAAAATTAAGATTAACGCCGATAAAGAAACCCTGGCTAAACTGCGTCCGGGTATGAGCGTTAACGTTTCTGTTATCACTAAAGACTAA